Proteins from one Mucilaginibacter jinjuensis genomic window:
- a CDS encoding HAD-IB family phosphatase: MSQYYIIDFDSTFTQVEALDELARISLKEHPDRELIYKKIEDLTNASMEGRLSFTDSLEQRVKLLEATREHLKLLVRHLRKKVSTSFSRNSEFFKNHQDEVLIVSGGFKEFITPVVTEYQIKKENIYANTFIFDEDDKIIGYDRTNPLSQEGGKVKLLKELNLQGDIFGIGDGYSDFQLKESGMIKKFFAYTENIERKSVTEKADHITPSFDEFLYINRLPRAISYPKNRIKCLIVGQVDEEAISQMQKEGYNVRQRDTIEEKYLEEAGVLLCAEDVQPTPEQIESAPRLKVIGCFGKVASRKLSDTACENGVIIFDDPKNNPRSFDFIPKRVISFMNEGKTHTSCNFPDLQPPRVSNAHRLIHIHQNVPGILAKINDVFAKHNINIVGEFLVTNPQIGYVITDVNKGYDADVLDQLKAIPQTIKFRLLY; the protein is encoded by the coding sequence ATGAGCCAGTATTATATCATTGATTTCGACAGCACATTTACCCAGGTAGAAGCCCTTGATGAACTGGCCCGTATCTCGCTGAAAGAGCACCCCGACCGCGAGCTGATTTACAAGAAGATAGAAGACCTCACTAATGCGTCGATGGAAGGTCGGCTGTCGTTCACGGATAGTCTGGAGCAGCGTGTTAAGTTACTGGAAGCCACCCGCGAACACCTGAAACTGCTGGTGCGCCACCTGCGCAAAAAGGTATCCACCTCGTTTTCGCGCAACAGTGAGTTCTTTAAAAACCACCAGGATGAGGTATTGATCGTATCCGGCGGGTTTAAGGAGTTTATTACCCCGGTGGTTACCGAGTACCAGATCAAGAAAGAGAACATCTATGCCAACACCTTCATCTTTGATGAGGATGATAAAATTATAGGTTATGATCGTACCAACCCGCTATCGCAGGAAGGCGGCAAGGTTAAACTATTGAAAGAGCTGAACCTGCAGGGCGATATCTTCGGTATCGGCGATGGGTACTCAGATTTCCAACTGAAGGAATCGGGCATGATCAAAAAGTTTTTTGCCTATACCGAGAACATCGAACGTAAATCTGTCACCGAAAAAGCAGATCATATTACCCCAAGCTTCGATGAGTTTTTGTACATCAACAGGTTGCCACGTGCTATCTCGTATCCTAAAAACAGGATCAAATGTTTAATAGTTGGTCAGGTTGATGAAGAAGCGATAAGCCAGATGCAGAAAGAAGGCTACAACGTTCGCCAGCGCGATACGATAGAAGAAAAGTACCTCGAAGAAGCAGGCGTACTGCTTTGCGCCGAAGATGTACAACCAACACCAGAGCAAATTGAAAGCGCACCACGCCTGAAAGTGATCGGTTGTTTTGGCAAGGTAGCCAGCCGCAAACTATCAGACACAGCCTGCGAAAACGGCGTAATCATATTCGACGATCCTAAAAATAATCCCCGAAGTTTTGATTTTATACCTAAACGTGTAATCTCATTTATGAACGAGGGTAAAACCCATACCAGCTGCAACTTCCCCGATCTGCAGCCGCCACGCGTGAGCAATGCGCACAGGCTCATCCACATCCACCAAAACGTACCGGGTATTTTGGCTAAGATCAACGATGTATTTGCCAAGCACAACATCAATATTGTTGGCGAGTTCCTGGTAACCAACCCGCAAATTGGCTACGTAATTACCGATGTAAATAAAGGCTATGATGCCGATGTACTGGATCAGCTTAAAGCCATCCCGCAGACGATTAAGTTTAGACTGCTATATTAA
- a CDS encoding Crp/Fnr family transcriptional regulator gives MLQHLQDKFPHLASKLASYENMYHRIEVPAKTVLLHEGDVSKKAWQIEKGCIRAWFNNKGRDLTLQFFFEGQNVSSLESFRRNIPSVYTLETIEPSIIYWINKKDWEYMLTDIESTPEGKQFISDITLDRQLNYMRHFMSFIRDTPKERFINLMKERPEIIKRVPQHYIASYLGITSVSLSRIRSAVSRMKEE, from the coding sequence ATGCTTCAACATTTGCAAGATAAATTTCCGCATCTCGCCTCCAAATTGGCATCGTACGAAAACATGTACCACCGCATAGAAGTACCGGCTAAAACCGTGTTGCTGCACGAGGGCGATGTATCTAAAAAAGCATGGCAAATAGAGAAGGGCTGCATCCGGGCATGGTTTAATAATAAAGGACGGGATTTAACACTTCAGTTCTTTTTCGAAGGGCAGAATGTCTCATCGCTCGAAAGTTTCCGCAGAAATATTCCAAGTGTTTATACGCTCGAAACCATTGAGCCCAGCATCATTTACTGGATCAACAAAAAAGATTGGGAATACATGCTTACCGACATAGAAAGCACCCCGGAAGGCAAGCAATTCATCTCAGACATTACCCTCGACCGCCAGCTTAACTACATGCGGCATTTTATGTCGTTCATCAGGGATACACCTAAAGAGCGCTTTATTAACTTAATGAAAGAGCGGCCTGAAATTATTAAACGTGTGCCTCAGCATTACATAGCCTCATATTTGGGCATTACTTCGGTATCGTTGAGCAGGATACGCAGTGCGGTGAGCAGGATGAAGGAGGAGTAA
- a CDS encoding DUF4435 domain-containing protein — protein MNLDLTVDEIIETLKRSSLTTVLVEGKDDIIIYRWIESEIGIVNANFFPCGGRDKLLQVFERRAEFPNIKAIFVADKDAYVYINPPENLSEIIWTNGYSIENDLYFGRNIEALLDNDEKLIFAKSLNSFIEYYAFEIQNYLEGRKFCFRNHPQQLICEIQNEVKQEFLESINFFSANDQIKENLRNNYDILIRGKSLFALLTRILSRQNRIIKHSKMSLLEHCYRTHRSEKFIDLINEINHKISA, from the coding sequence ATGAATTTGGACCTAACCGTAGATGAAATTATAGAAACTTTAAAGAGGTCTTCGTTAACAACAGTGTTAGTTGAAGGTAAAGACGATATTATAATATATCGCTGGATTGAAAGCGAGATTGGTATAGTCAATGCCAATTTCTTTCCATGTGGAGGTAGAGATAAATTACTCCAGGTATTTGAAAGACGGGCAGAATTTCCAAACATAAAAGCAATTTTTGTAGCAGATAAAGATGCGTATGTTTATATAAATCCACCAGAAAATTTATCCGAAATAATATGGACGAATGGCTACTCAATTGAGAATGACTTGTATTTTGGAAGAAATATTGAGGCTTTGCTTGATAATGATGAAAAATTAATTTTTGCTAAATCGCTTAATAGCTTTATTGAATATTATGCTTTTGAAATTCAAAATTATTTAGAAGGTCGAAAATTTTGTTTTAGAAATCATCCGCAACAGTTAATATGCGAAATACAAAATGAAGTAAAACAAGAATTTTTAGAAAGTATAAACTTTTTTTCAGCAAATGACCAGATTAAGGAAAATCTTAGAAATAATTATGATATTTTAATACGTGGAAAATCTTTATTCGCCTTACTCACCAGGATTTTAAGTCGACAAAACAGGATTATTAAACATTCTAAAATGTCACTTTTAGAACATTGTTATAGAACTCATAGAAGCGAAAAATTTATTGACTTAATAAACGAAATTAATCATAAGATCAGTGCATAA
- a CDS encoding universal stress protein, giving the protein MTTFKKILIGIDDNKFAKHATKTGFDLAKQFGAAVGLVHIIEAAYVPGPVTDTTLGMPLETGTNIASLEMMDIQTHISDDIIANTIKEYGEGLEITHFTEYGSTADGIISCSKEFNADLIVIGTHSRTGFDRLFMGSVAEHVVRHAEMPVLVVPLVENE; this is encoded by the coding sequence ATGACAACTTTTAAGAAGATACTCATTGGCATAGACGATAACAAATTTGCCAAACATGCCACCAAAACAGGTTTCGACCTCGCTAAACAATTTGGTGCCGCGGTTGGGCTGGTACATATTATCGAAGCCGCTTACGTGCCAGGCCCCGTTACCGATACCACTTTGGGTATGCCGCTGGAAACCGGAACTAACATAGCGAGTTTAGAAATGATGGATATCCAAACCCATATATCAGACGATATTATAGCCAATACCATCAAAGAATATGGCGAAGGTTTGGAAATTACCCACTTTACAGAATACGGCTCAACAGCCGATGGTATCATCAGCTGCAGTAAAGAATTTAATGCTGATCTGATTGTGATCGGCACCCATAGCCGCACCGGTTTCGACCGTTTATTCATGGGCAGCGTAGCCGAACACGTAGTACGCCATGCCGAAATGCCGGTACTGGTGGTGCCGCTTGTGGAAAATGAATAA
- a CDS encoding formimidoylglutamase, with protein sequence MSLTDFLSPVDLSSITPKQGYNHSQLGHKINVFTDRFPDLEEEKFDMAIIGVMEDRHAVNNEGCSTAPNYVREKLYQLHEGSFAVKIADLGNIRRGASITDTYVALKTVVNELIRDNILPIIIGGGQDLTYAQFMAYEDLEQRVDLVVIDQAFDLDDDFERDMSETTSASFLSKIFLHEPNYLFNFSNLGYQTYFTSQESLRVMDKLLFDVHRLGELSGQISVAEPVIRNAGMISFDIGAIRGADAMGNANATPNGFYGEEACQICRYAGFNDKLTSIGFYEFNPAYDVNGQTAMLIAQMIWYFVEGFYNRKADFPLNPKSQYLIYKTTLTHDDHELVFVKSKKSDRWWMQVPYPANGSLNERFHLVPCRYEDYQLAVSGEMPDLWWRTYQKLS encoded by the coding sequence ATGTCATTAACAGATTTTCTGTCGCCCGTTGATCTCAGCAGTATTACACCCAAACAAGGCTATAACCATAGCCAGCTTGGGCATAAGATCAATGTTTTTACCGATCGGTTCCCCGACCTTGAAGAAGAAAAGTTTGATATGGCGATTATCGGTGTGATGGAAGACCGCCATGCTGTTAACAACGAAGGATGCTCTACCGCGCCCAATTACGTGCGCGAAAAATTGTACCAACTGCACGAAGGCAGCTTCGCCGTTAAGATTGCCGATTTGGGTAATATCCGCCGTGGCGCAAGCATTACCGATACTTATGTGGCGCTTAAAACGGTTGTTAACGAACTGATACGGGATAATATTTTGCCCATCATCATCGGCGGCGGTCAGGATTTAACCTACGCACAGTTTATGGCTTATGAAGACCTGGAGCAACGGGTTGACCTGGTGGTGATAGACCAGGCGTTTGACCTCGATGATGATTTTGAAAGGGATATGTCAGAAACAACATCAGCTTCATTTTTAAGTAAGATCTTTTTGCACGAACCTAACTACCTGTTCAACTTCAGTAACCTGGGTTACCAGACTTATTTTACCAGTCAGGAAAGTTTGCGTGTAATGGATAAGCTGCTGTTTGATGTGCATCGACTGGGCGAACTGAGCGGACAAATTAGCGTAGCCGAACCGGTGATCCGCAATGCGGGCATGATCAGTTTCGATATCGGTGCCATCCGTGGTGCCGATGCCATGGGCAATGCCAATGCCACACCAAACGGTTTTTATGGCGAAGAAGCATGTCAGATTTGCCGCTACGCCGGTTTTAATGATAAGCTGACCTCGATAGGCTTCTACGAGTTTAACCCGGCTTACGATGTTAACGGGCAAACCGCCATGCTGATAGCCCAGATGATCTGGTATTTTGTAGAAGGCTTTTATAATAGGAAAGCAGATTTTCCGCTCAACCCAAAATCGCAATACCTGATCTATAAAACCACCCTTACGCATGATGACCATGAGCTGGTGTTTGTAAAAAGCAAAAAATCAGACCGATGGTGGATGCAGGTGCCTTACCCGGCAAACGGTTCGCTCAATGAGCGTTTCCACTTAGTACCTTGCCGTTATGAAGATTACCAGTTAGCCGTATCCGGCGAGATGCCAGACCTGTGGTGGCGCACTTACCAAAAATTAAGCTAA
- a CDS encoding TlpA disulfide reductase family protein, which yields MRKLFCYIALFIPAITFAQAPQPFTIKGKIANGTPAGKVYLFYSLGANRVVDSSAISVGAFTISGTVLNPVNAALVYDHKGVGLEKLDNTSADMLNLYLEAGTINVATMDSISAGKITGSQINDDNVKLMAQLSPIITKAKKIQYDAQRATLAQQQSAEYQNFVQGSLKSIQQQQQNILVAYIKSNPKSYLSLLALSSMGGPSADPAPLLALYKSLDPSLQSMEAGLQLKKSLDGLMVTGIGAIAPDFTQPDVDGKPVKLSSFRGKYVLIDFWASWCGPCRQENPNVVRAYNKYKNKNFTILGVSLDRPGAKDAWQAAVKADGLVWTQVSDLKFWDNEAAALYAVRAIPQNYLIDPQGKIVGKNLRGEDLERKLAELFPGS from the coding sequence ATGAGAAAGTTATTTTGCTATATAGCACTTTTTATACCTGCCATTACGTTTGCGCAGGCACCGCAGCCATTTACCATTAAGGGTAAAATTGCCAATGGCACACCTGCTGGTAAGGTATATTTATTTTACAGCCTTGGCGCTAACCGCGTGGTAGATTCTTCGGCCATTAGCGTGGGGGCATTTACCATAAGTGGTACCGTGTTGAACCCTGTTAATGCAGCTTTGGTATACGACCATAAAGGCGTAGGCCTCGAAAAACTGGATAATACCAGTGCCGATATGCTAAACCTTTACCTGGAGGCAGGTACTATCAACGTAGCCACCATGGATTCGATAAGTGCGGGTAAAATTACCGGGTCGCAAATTAATGACGACAATGTTAAACTGATGGCGCAGTTAAGCCCCATCATCACCAAGGCAAAAAAGATCCAGTACGATGCACAGCGCGCAACTTTAGCCCAGCAGCAAAGCGCCGAATACCAGAATTTTGTACAAGGCAGCCTGAAATCGATACAACAGCAACAACAGAATATACTGGTAGCTTATATCAAAAGCAACCCTAAAAGTTACCTGAGTTTGCTGGCTTTAAGCTCGATGGGTGGTCCTTCGGCTGATCCTGCACCACTGCTGGCCTTATACAAATCGCTCGATCCATCCCTGCAAAGTATGGAAGCTGGTTTGCAATTAAAAAAATCATTGGACGGGTTAATGGTAACCGGCATTGGTGCCATAGCCCCGGATTTTACCCAGCCCGATGTGGATGGTAAACCTGTTAAGCTATCATCATTCCGCGGTAAATATGTGCTGATTGATTTCTGGGCATCATGGTGCGGCCCTTGCCGCCAGGAAAACCCTAACGTGGTACGTGCTTACAATAAATACAAAAACAAAAACTTCACTATACTGGGTGTATCGTTAGATCGCCCCGGTGCTAAAGATGCATGGCAGGCAGCCGTTAAAGCCGATGGCCTGGTTTGGACCCAGGTATCAGACCTTAAATTCTGGGATAACGAAGCCGCTGCATTATACGCCGTTCGTGCCATCCCTCAAAACTACCTGATTGATCCGCAAGGAAAAATTGTTGGTAAAAATTTGAGGGGAGAAGATTTAGAAAGAAAACTTGCAGAGCTATTTCCGGGGTCTTGA
- a CDS encoding TlpA disulfide reductase family protein has protein sequence MIKKLLYTALIALPAISFAQTETPNFTVKGKIGTFNAPAKAYLSYRAGTKNVTDSVVLVNGAFEFKGTVTDPAQADLFVNPQGNGIHPPYDYTEIYIDKGVTTITSADFAKNATATGTKISEDNAKYQAAMKPLNAEYEAINEKEKAAGDNPTADQKKEFDALEKAADNKEKAITKKFIEENPSSVISLNALRSYTYSADYKELDPMFHHLSPEIQNSTSGKKYAEQLEKLKGVAYGATAPEFAMADTNGVSVKLSSFRGKYVLVDFWASWCGPCRHENPNVVKAYNQFKDKNFTILSVSLDRPNAKDKWLAAIHKDGLTWTHVSDLKFWDNDAAKLYGVQAIPQNFLLDPNGKIIGKNLRGADLVDKLNEVLAKNKSNNKAE, from the coding sequence ATGATTAAGAAGTTACTATACACCGCACTGATTGCCCTGCCAGCGATTAGTTTTGCGCAAACAGAAACCCCTAACTTTACTGTTAAAGGAAAAATCGGCACATTTAATGCACCGGCTAAAGCTTATTTGAGCTATCGTGCAGGTACCAAAAACGTAACTGATTCGGTTGTTTTGGTTAATGGAGCTTTTGAATTCAAAGGCACGGTTACTGACCCGGCACAGGCTGATTTATTTGTAAACCCTCAGGGCAACGGTATCCACCCGCCGTATGATTATACCGAAATTTATATCGACAAAGGCGTAACCACTATTACCAGTGCCGATTTCGCTAAAAATGCAACAGCTACAGGTACTAAGATCAGCGAAGATAACGCTAAATACCAGGCAGCCATGAAACCGCTTAATGCCGAGTATGAAGCCATCAACGAAAAAGAGAAAGCAGCAGGTGACAACCCAACTGCAGATCAGAAAAAAGAATTTGATGCTTTAGAAAAAGCTGCCGACAATAAAGAGAAAGCAATCACTAAGAAATTTATTGAAGAAAATCCATCTTCAGTAATCAGCTTAAATGCACTGCGCAGCTACACTTACAGCGCCGATTATAAAGAGCTGGACCCAATGTTCCATCACTTATCGCCGGAAATCCAAAACAGTACTTCTGGTAAAAAATATGCCGAGCAGTTAGAAAAACTGAAAGGTGTTGCTTATGGTGCTACTGCCCCTGAGTTTGCCATGGCCGATACCAATGGTGTTTCAGTAAAGCTGTCATCATTCCGCGGTAAATATGTTTTAGTTGATTTCTGGGCATCATGGTGCGGCCCTTGCCGCCACGAAAACCCGAACGTGGTTAAAGCCTACAACCAGTTTAAAGATAAAAACTTTACCATCCTGAGCGTATCACTGGATCGCCCGAATGCTAAAGACAAATGGCTGGCTGCTATCCACAAAGATGGTTTAACCTGGACCCACGTATCTGACCTTAAATTCTGGGATAATGACGCTGCCAAACTTTATGGTGTACAAGCCATCCCGCAAAACTTCTTGTTAGACCCTAACGGTAAAATCATCGGCAAAAACCTTCGCGGTGCCGATTTGGTTGATAAACTGAATGAGGTTTTAGCGAAAAACAAAAGCAATAACAAAGCGGAGTAA
- a CDS encoding NAD-dependent epimerase/dehydratase family protein: MILVTGATGFLGTELVRQLAETGLPVRCTRRNHSIIPQALLKYSNLIEWVEADICDIFALEAAMELVTQVYHCAAWVSFKQADKEPMINTNVTGTANVVNACIDAGARLLHVSSIAAVGTAKTGELITEKHYIEETPVKNVYAISKLESEMEVWRGIAEGLDAVVVNPSLIIGASAGTEGSGALFETVRKGLGFYTGGSVGLVDVADVARCMIALMNSDNTAERYIINAENWYYKDLFNTVADKFHVKQPTRQAKPWMLELAWRGASLIGSITGKSPSLDKISAQSASLVQNYDNAKIKKAIGFEFKPVDRTIDEVVAALAV, from the coding sequence ATGATACTGGTAACCGGCGCAACAGGTTTTTTGGGTACTGAGCTGGTTAGGCAGCTTGCCGAAACGGGCTTACCCGTACGTTGTACCCGGCGCAACCATTCTATCATCCCCCAAGCACTGCTAAAATACAGCAACCTGATTGAATGGGTTGAAGCCGACATCTGCGATATTTTTGCCTTAGAAGCTGCCATGGAACTTGTAACCCAGGTTTACCATTGTGCGGCATGGGTGTCATTTAAACAGGCTGATAAAGAGCCGATGATTAACACCAATGTTACCGGCACCGCCAATGTGGTTAATGCCTGTATCGATGCGGGGGCACGCTTACTGCACGTAAGTTCAATCGCCGCAGTGGGTACCGCCAAAACCGGCGAGCTGATTACCGAGAAACATTATATTGAAGAAACCCCGGTTAAAAACGTGTACGCCATATCGAAACTGGAAAGTGAGATGGAAGTTTGGCGCGGCATTGCCGAAGGCCTGGATGCCGTAGTGGTTAACCCATCCCTCATTATCGGCGCAAGCGCAGGTACCGAAGGCAGCGGCGCGCTCTTCGAAACCGTGCGCAAAGGCCTCGGCTTTTATACCGGCGGCAGCGTTGGACTGGTTGATGTTGCCGACGTAGCCCGCTGCATGATTGCCCTCATGAACAGCGACAATACCGCCGAACGCTACATCATCAACGCCGAAAACTGGTACTACAAAGACCTGTTTAACACCGTAGCCGATAAATTCCACGTAAAACAACCAACCCGCCAGGCTAAACCCTGGATGCTGGAGTTGGCCTGGCGAGGCGCTTCGCTTATTGGCAGTATAACCGGTAAATCCCCATCACTCGATAAAATTTCCGCACAATCTGCCAGTTTGGTGCAGAACTATGATAACGCCAAGATTAAAAAAGCCATCGGTTTTGAATTTAAGCCGGTTGATAGGACTATTGATGAGGTGGTGGCAGCGTTGGCCGTATAA
- a CDS encoding AAA family ATPase has translation MIKKLIVEGLNNRKEPLELIFHPDLNLLTGKNGSSKTTVLKLIWFLNSGRILNLIKEINFVAAELTTSNSLISIKRDIENNTVTIGLDKEKPFTLSDLNLRELELRRPTRINDRFLEITKLSIPTIFFPTFRRIEGGFTMEEGFDPRFGRQDQIRNALEEFSARMSSKNQRFITSISTDDIIQLLNREYSNINALINLGQKQKSDEIIRKIKIRQKSETETLAEIQSDIESMETERETLLKPYTTLSELITTIFQHKGINLSNLTIGEVNNAISSDKLSAGEKQMLSFICYNAFTKNHSIFIDEPELSLHPDWQRTLVPTLLNQGNNNQFFMATHSPFIFSKYSDKEIILSNDKGI, from the coding sequence ATGATAAAAAAACTAATAGTTGAAGGACTTAATAACCGAAAGGAGCCATTAGAACTAATTTTTCATCCCGACTTAAATTTACTTACAGGCAAGAATGGTTCAAGTAAAACGACAGTTCTAAAGTTAATCTGGTTTTTAAACTCAGGAAGAATTTTAAATTTGATAAAAGAGATAAATTTTGTAGCAGCAGAACTCACAACTTCAAATTCGCTCATTTCAATTAAGAGAGATATTGAAAATAACACAGTAACAATTGGACTTGATAAAGAAAAACCATTTACATTAAGTGATTTAAATCTTAGGGAATTAGAATTACGGCGACCAACAAGAATTAATGATAGGTTCTTAGAAATTACTAAATTATCTATTCCAACCATATTTTTTCCAACTTTCAGAAGAATCGAAGGTGGGTTTACAATGGAAGAAGGTTTCGACCCAAGGTTTGGACGCCAAGACCAAATAAGAAACGCATTAGAAGAGTTTTCTGCAAGAATGTCATCTAAAAATCAAAGATTTATAACTTCTATTTCAACTGACGACATAATTCAATTGCTAAATAGGGAGTACTCCAATATTAATGCGCTAATCAATTTGGGGCAGAAACAAAAATCTGATGAGATCATTAGAAAAATTAAGATAAGGCAAAAAAGCGAAACAGAAACACTTGCCGAGATTCAATCTGATATAGAAAGTATGGAAACAGAAAGGGAAACTTTATTGAAACCATACACAACACTTTCTGAACTAATAACTACCATATTTCAACACAAAGGCATTAACTTAAGTAATCTTACAATTGGAGAAGTAAACAACGCTATTTCCTCAGACAAGCTATCAGCAGGAGAAAAGCAAATGTTGAGTTTTATTTGTTATAATGCTTTTACTAAAAACCATAGTATATTCATTGATGAACCAGAGTTAAGTCTTCACCCAGACTGGCAAAGAACGCTCGTTCCAACTTTACTAAACCAAGGAAATAATAATCAGTTTTTTATGGCAACTCATAGTCCGTTTATCTTTTCGAAATACTCGGATAAAGAAATCATTTTGTCTAACGATAAAGGTATTTAA
- a CDS encoding voltage-gated chloride channel family protein, translated as MKKFLSSQVSTIVYSFRCTLIVLPIAIAIGSTVALFLWLLSWAIHYRFAHPWLLYLLPLAGVAIHFLYKLYGKSAERGNNLIIDEIHEPGAGVPKRMAPLILVTTVITHLFGGSAGREGTAVQIGGSIANFFVGLFKLNDTDKQMLLTAGIAAGFGAVFGTPLTGAIFALEVITIGRINYNALLPCLIAGFVGDATVALWGIHHTAYHIDVVKTSAEYYNHHLPTDLLLLIKVIFASALFGLASYLFANTTHAVKAFSLKLIKIDWLIPVCGGLIIIGLTFLIGKPDYLSLGVEPEHPGAVTIVSAFQHGGADFFSWLWKLIYTAITLGTGFKGGEVTPLFYVGATLGNTLAEILNAPVSLFAALGFIAVFAGATNTPLACTLMGIELFGGEHAMLFAITCFTAYFFSGDSGIYTAQRKGDAKIGDGYWNKLFDKYKG; from the coding sequence ATGAAAAAATTTCTGTCGTCCCAAGTTTCCACAATCGTTTACAGTTTTCGTTGCACGCTTATTGTTTTGCCCATTGCTATAGCTATTGGCAGCACAGTAGCGTTATTTTTATGGCTGCTCAGCTGGGCTATCCATTATCGCTTCGCACATCCCTGGTTATTATACCTGTTGCCATTGGCAGGTGTTGCTATTCATTTCCTGTATAAACTATACGGCAAATCGGCCGAGCGTGGCAATAACCTCATCATCGACGAGATTCACGAACCTGGCGCAGGCGTACCCAAGCGCATGGCCCCGCTTATTTTAGTTACTACAGTAATTACACATTTATTCGGCGGCTCGGCGGGCAGGGAAGGGACAGCTGTGCAGATTGGAGGCAGTATCGCCAACTTTTTCGTCGGCTTGTTTAAACTCAATGATACCGATAAGCAAATGTTGCTAACCGCCGGTATAGCGGCAGGCTTCGGCGCCGTGTTTGGTACCCCATTAACTGGTGCCATTTTTGCGCTGGAGGTAATTACCATCGGTCGTATAAATTACAATGCTTTGCTGCCATGCCTCATTGCCGGTTTTGTTGGCGATGCTACTGTTGCCCTTTGGGGAATCCATCACACAGCCTACCATATCGATGTGGTTAAGACCTCGGCCGAGTATTATAACCACCATTTACCTACCGATTTGTTATTACTTATTAAAGTAATATTTGCATCGGCATTATTTGGCCTGGCGAGTTATCTTTTTGCCAATACCACACATGCTGTTAAGGCTTTTTCGCTCAAGCTGATTAAGATAGATTGGCTCATCCCGGTATGCGGTGGACTCATCATTATCGGTCTAACTTTCCTCATTGGTAAGCCCGATTATTTAAGTTTAGGGGTAGAGCCAGAACATCCCGGAGCGGTAACTATTGTCTCTGCCTTCCAACATGGCGGGGCTGATTTTTTTAGTTGGTTATGGAAACTCATTTACACCGCCATTACTTTGGGCACGGGCTTTAAGGGAGGGGAAGTAACCCCGCTGTTTTATGTAGGCGCAACCTTAGGTAATACCCTGGCCGAAATACTGAACGCGCCGGTAAGCCTTTTTGCCGCATTGGGCTTCATCGCCGTATTTGCCGGTGCCACTAATACGCCACTGGCCTGCACCTTAATGGGTATCGAACTATTTGGTGGCGAACATGCCATGCTGTTTGCCATTACCTGCTTTACAGCTTATTTTTTTAGTGGTGACAGCGGCATTTACACTGCCCAACGAAAAGGTGATGCTAAGATTGGAGATGGCTATTGGAATAAGTTATTTGATAAGTATAAAGGATAG